The following nucleotide sequence is from Cicer arietinum cultivar CDC Frontier isolate Library 1 chromosome 2, Cicar.CDCFrontier_v2.0, whole genome shotgun sequence.
GGGTATCAAATAAAACTTTTTAGTTTCGAAGCTTTTTCGACACAGGTTCGGAGTGCGCATCGCCCTGCCAAATTTTTGcatataaaatgatattaatatccACAACGAAAGCAGTTTATTGAAATAAGAGATTTTGATTAAACTAAGTTGAATTGTAGTAACAATATAGATACAAGCTGATATAGCACTCTCAAATTACAATGTAAACTGTAACATAAAACTCTAGACTAGATTTTAACACGATTATTATGATGATTCTAGATGAAAAACTAATTAGCTTTGTTGTAAGATAGTTGGATGGCTAACACCttacttttaaaacaaattgaTTTGTAATGGCACTATTGGTGACACACATATTTAGGTAACAGGAAAACTTACAGCACAAGAAAGTTGCTCGCGGATATAAGCCATTGATCGTAGCACAGCACCTAATGCATCCCTGGACACTTGAAACTTAACTTCAGATTCACCAGAAGTCTGGGCATCCTCATGCTGAAACGGTTTAAACAATTTCAACAAACTTGGAGTTATTCAAAGTAAAGAAAGTCTTTTTCAGAAAGTGGCATTCCagtaaaataacaattaaaacaAGAAGTACCATTATCTCTCCCATAATAAACCATTATGTGAATTATTTATTCGGTCTTGGGATGCAAAGGAATGAAGCACAATATTTATTCCTTTTTCTGTTGCTTATATCAGTTGAGTTTGGTGAAAACCAATTGCAGAATATTGAAATCAAATCCAAATTTAACGTCTTGCCCTGATAACAAGTTATTTCCCTCAACAGCAAATCCATCTTATTCAACACATTATTAATAGCCAGTATACGTATACATTTATCTTAACAATCTTTCTATACCACCAGCTTCTAAAAGACAATAGACTAGTCTAGATTTGTTCCCTTTTCTGTGTTGTCAATctaatttaaagttaaaaatctCTTCCTCAGCACACACGGATTCTTTCGAATATAAATCAACATTTAAGTACTTCCCCTTTTGTTTTACACCCCCTTAATACATTGATCTAATGATCAGTGGGTCCGTTTCATTGCAGTACTAGAATAATAGAGCTACAAGGCATACAGACAGGACATATTAAAGAATGATAAGTCTAATGAACAAAATAGCATACCTTGAGATTTATTACAGCAACCTTACTAGATGTTGTTGAAAGTTGTTCGCTAACTTCAGCCATAGACTTTAAAACAGGTTCCACATTAACTCGCGAGAGATGAAACTTGACCTCATATTCTGCTGATGGATTCTTGCTATAATCTTGCAACTGAAATTGAAATATGTTAAATGACTTACAATTCTCACGGATAGTTTGTTAAAATGTTGCGAAAGGATAAAAGCAAAGTACACTACCACTATTGAATGTTAAGTAGTGTTTTATACCCAAAAAAGGGCTATAGTCAATCAAGTGGCAGAAGTTTATCAAGCAAAGTACATGTATCTAaaccaatttaaaattaaatcaggAATACTACTGCCATCTTTTCATTGTTGAGATTGTTGTGAGCATACCTTAAGATTAATAACGGCTACTCTATTCCCTGGCGTTGAGGTTTTGTTCTCCATTACCCATGTCATTGACTTCAGACATGGAAAAACCACCTACATAACAGCATCAAAGGACTAAGGACTGGCTTAATGCTACACATTCTTTTCCAATCCCAAGaacatagaaagaaaaaaataacaaaaattaagttCTCCTTGACATACCGTGTTTTCAGGTGGACCATCGTCTTGCTGAAGAGGCACTGGGGGTGGGCCATCATCTCGCTGACGAGACATTGCGGATGGACCATCAACACGCTTACGAGGCACTGAGCGTGGACCATCAACTCGCTTACGAGGCACTGGGGATGGACCATCAACTCGCTGTCGAGACACTGGGGCAGCAACATCAACTCGCTTATGAGGCGGTGGGGTTGTTTGTGGTAAATTCAGATCAGCAACTGGTAGGACAGGAGCACCGACATCATTAAGATTAAACCCTGTTGTTTCATCGTTAAGTGGCCATAACAGAGGAGTTGTATCTGATGTTGAAGTAGGGGTTTTCTTGTCAGTGCAAGTATTCCCGCTGACTTGTTGATTAGGTGGTGCAACTTTGGCAATACTTCTCTTCGTGACAGCAATTTTCTTTCCACCTTCTCTAAGAACACCCATTGCAGCATCATAAGTTTCCACAGCTACTGCCCCTTCCTCGGCGTATCTAATGGCTTCCCGGCATAGATTGGTATATCGTGATGTCAAAGACTCGTGTCCATGTGATTCACCAGCACAGTCATCCAACACAACACTGCTTTTTGCATCCCTTGTCCACCGTTTTAAGATGTAGTGGGATGGTATAGTAAAAACATTAGACACCATGAAAACAGTTAAAACATGCCTACAAAGAATTCCTGAATACTCAAACATCTGGCAACTACAGTTAGCTCTCAATTCGGACTGCTTTAATGTAACAGTATACAACTTTTGGTCATCCTCAAATTTTGCAACACTAAATATGCTATTTTCCCCATCCTCTTCGATTCTGTTGGCTGTGTACGCAAAAGTTTCAACTAGCTCTTCTtgaaacttcaaaaatattttccgCGTATAAAGCTTAGCAACCTGATTCTCCATTGGTGAGGGTGTCTTTAGAACTGGTGCAGTACAAATTGTCTCAAAATCTAATTCTATTTCCTTTTCAAACCATCTCTCCAGAGCTAGTTCATACTGCCTAAAGAACATTGGTAATGTCGTATACTGGTTGACAAAACCGTCAAAAAAAGAACCATTGAATCCTTGATAAGGAGATATTACAGCGAAAAATGAATCACGAAAATATGCTGGAACCCATTGAGCACGAGTACTATACAAGGACTGAAGCCAATCATGCCCTCTGATTTGATATTTATCGATGATAGAATTCCAAGACAAATCAAACTCCTCAGTTGTTTCTGTCAGGTTAATACAATTATAAAGTTCACACTGAAAATTTGGATACATGCGGCATACATGGTCCAACTTTTTGTGGCCTTCACGCAAGACATGCCGCTTATTTATACAGTGGCGTGCTTGAGGAAAAACCTGTGAAACTGCTGTTTGTATGGATCTGTTCTGATCAGTAGTAATAGAGATAGGGTGACGGTCGTTCATCGCTGCCAGAAATGTCTTACAGAGCCAACCAAAAGAAGCCTCAGAGTCATCAAAAATGAGTCCACAGCCAAACAAAATCATCTGACCGTGATGATTTATCCCAGTGAATGGAGCAAACGGCACATTATATTGATTTGCTCTATATGCTGTTTCCAGGGTAACAGCATCACCAAAATGACTGTAAGCTGTCCTTGAtcttgcatctgcccaaaacaCATTTGACATACGATTATCTTCATCAAGTTGTATTGCATAGAAGAAACCAGGGTTTTCAGCCTGCACTTTCTTAAAATACTCCAGCAGGTTCTCAGCATCCTTTCCTAATGTCCTCTTTTGATTAGGCTGCCTTACAGTATATGTCATCGATGTAGCATTTTTAACCAGATGACTCGTTTTGGCAGCAGCAGCTGCAGGATAATTCCTACTTTTCTGACTATTCTCGGAGGAAACGTGATTCCCATCGATAGATATATACATGACACCACTGGGAACAAGCCCCACTCCTTTGTAAGTTTCAGGCATAGTTCTTCCAACACTAGAAAAATGCTTCTGTGGTCGAAGTTTATCCACCTTATCAGGAACCGCCATGGAATGGTTATGTTCCTTCACAAATTTTGCAACAACCCACTTATTTTGACCCTTTTGTTCTATTCTAATCATCGCACCGCAACTTTCAGTCATCTTTCTTTTTAAACCTTCCCTGCTACACACGAATTCCCGAAACATATTTGTCCCATCAGCATTAAACTGACCGTGCAAGCCAGCTTTGGAGCTGAAACCCGAACGTCTGGCATACTCACTATAAAAAGTTTTTGCCGAATCTTCAGAATCAAATTCCATACCCAAATATGGCTCAAAAACCATATCCTCAACATGAGATCCCGAGTTTCCAGCATTACTAACTTCGCCTTCACCAAGTTCAACATCCCCACCATTTTCCATACCTCGATGACCACTTCCTTCTCCCACGTTTATCACATGAACATCCATTACAAACAATTCACACTGCTAAATCATTGAGTTCCTAGTTCATCATATAGAAAAGTTGCATGCATAATCAATGTTTCCTATGTACCATCATGTAAATCCAAAATCAAACAACACAACTGATGAAGATTATGACACTACCCAAAACTTCAACAAAAAACCATTCATTGTTCCTATCCACGCGTGTTAAATCAATTTCACCTCGAATATTCCTAATAATAAATGtagcaaaacaaataaaaaaaaccacaaaaaatgatcttcaaaataaaataaaatttaagctTATGCGTAGTaacataatataattataatcattCAATAAAAACAGTAATGATTACAGAATCGAGTGTACAAATTAATATGGGAAATTGAAAACCCTAACTTACAGTAATGAAAACTAGGTATGAGGTAAATTAATATAGGAATCTTCTGATTGCAGAAAAACACGCGATTGAACAATGCGGGAACAAAACGACGGTGTTCTGGAAGGAGTTAGGGTTTTGGGTTGTGTTGCAGTGTCGGAGGAGACCGCGAGAGAGAGAGTCCCAGCACAGCATAGGTTTTCGATATGAAACACTTTAACTACACCCACGTTTTTTCTACCGTTTGATTTGCATCCAACGGTTGGTGTTCGTTTATGCCCAACAACAATCAAAATCTGAGtttgattcaattttattttattcaggTAGGATCTATCAAGTGTAAACTGTACCCCACCTTTCATTTATTTCTGTTGTTAATCATTTTGAATGTTTTTATACTAAATTCGACCTAATTaacttagattttttttaatttgaatttgagataaaatatttaatttaataatattaatatttaaattagaatttaaaaattaatttaaaattaaaagtgatttttaagacatttattaagaaattaaaaaaaaaatgtaaagtattatgtgaaaaaaattaaaaatccaaAGTCATGTTATGTAAAACTTTCGTATGGAAAAATAAAGAAAGGTCGTACATCACACTGTTGAATTATATCGAATCAACAAGTACTTTTTTACAATCAATGGGGATTAACCGTAAAACTATATAATAtagactaaaaatatttatattctccTTCGAATATCTTAAATTTTCATTATCGCCgtaaaaaacaacataaataaataatttttaattcacaatcaatacatttttttaaacacTTTGATTATATAATTACCACTTAAAACGGTGAATCTCAATCAATCACTTGGTGTTATTAAAATTCTTTATACTTGCATCTAGTGTATCATTTGTTGCATTATTTGTTTTCAATAACACCGGAAGTTCATCTATCCACACTACAATACTTTTAAGTTTATACAACaggaaaaaaaatgttgtaaaaagtaaaaaattgtaGTTTAAATTTCACACAACAATGTATATGATTGTCTATTTGAATAGGTAACTGTTTTTGTATTTCAAATCACAAATTCTTAATAATGTTGTTTTTAACATATAAATAGACACAAAAATACATACTAGAAGGAGTTGAGAAAATAGGTCTgcatgtcaaaataaaaatatacaagtaacatttttagatatttagtttgtttctcTTATATAACAtgtcttatttatatttatttttctctcaaattatTCTACATTAAAGATTAGTATGAGAAAGATGGAGTAGTAAGCTAGTTGTATATGCATGTAAGTGACTAATGATTGAAACAATATTCATCTATGGAAGGTGCTAATATACTCTTAAGTTTAACTATGagaaatatatgatatttaaaataaaaattttttaaagaataaagtTGAGTAATTTAAAGatctaaaataattctaaaTCATTATCTACGAAATAAATTTTGACAGACTCATAATGTCGTCACTCtaaaacttaaactcaattatATATATTCTCGTCAAAATAAAATTCCATTAAATTAACTTGTTCAATTAGAAGCATCCACACAAATATTAAAGTTAagataaaaaatcacaaaacactaaagtaaaataatatacaaaaaataataatgaaaacacCCTAAAGAGTAATAACATCGGTTTTGGGTAGTTCAGTTGGATCAAAATCATCAACTACAACATTTTTAGAAAGCCTCAACAAGCTTCTCATAGCCAAAATTGCTTTAGGATTAACATCATGCATTGCCCTTGCAAACAAACACCTACAAGTCTCACTTGCTGTCTCAAACAACATTGTATCCTTATTATTAGGACCCAACAAACAATGTCCCAAAATTCTCAAAATTGCTTGCAACAATTCCCAAGGCATAGGTACCCTCCCTTTTTTAACAAACTCTTCATTACTTTCTCCTTCTTcaacaacttcctcattttcatcgtcattttcttcatcatcatcttcatcttctttttcCTCTTCGAAATTAGTGTACATGTCACCATTTTGACCCGCCCAAATTTTACAAAActtacaaaaatcaattttagatgAAATTGGTATTTGTGAGATTTTGCTATAAAATAACTCAAAAGCAACGGCTACGATTCGAGCTCTTCTAGTGGATCTAACGGTGCCGTGTGGTTCAAGCAAAGGTGACACAACGACGACGTTTAGTTCAGTggaattgtttttatttattactacTTTCGATTCATGATACACGCTAGGGTGTGATATGTCAGGGATTGTAATCGTAACAGCCTCGCCGGCGCGTGAGGTTGTTTCATGCGCGTATAGGGCTAAAAGAACGGCTTCGAAGCCGGCTTGCGGTTTTCGATCGGCGACGCGTGAGAGGTAAACGCCGGCGATTACAGGGAGGAAGTGGAGGACGATGAGTTGGAGATCGGAGACGTTTGATTGGAAAGTGTCGTAGAGCCAACGGCAGAGATTGTTGTCGCCGGCGCCGGAGTTAGGTTGACGGAGGAGAGTGGCGATTTGGGAATAGGTTTTGGTGTCGTTGAGGATTGAGAGAGAGTTGGTAGTGGTGGAGGGAATGGTGGTGATGATGGAGGAAAGGGATTTGATTGCGGATTGGATTTTTTCGGTGGTGTTAGGGGTGAATGTGACGGTTGGAGTGGAGGTGGGAGTGGTGGAGGCGGTGGTTTCGTCGTCGGACATTGTGTTTgtgaaatgagttttttttagaGGAAATGttgtaacaattaattttgatgtaaaTGTTATGTGAGAGAGAATGAGCGTAAGGTATGGAGAAAAATTAGGATCTTAATTTTTgttgacatttttattaaattgttacCAAGAAAATTGAGTGGATACTCtcatcttaaaatatattttgttgttaaGTTATGTATTATTCATAGCAAACTTCTAATCAAATACTATAATGTTGTATAATATATGTGTTGAAtacttttaagatatttttcttGGTTTTATGCAGTTCTTGTACATCATTAGTTTAGTTTGTAAGAATTTTAACAATAACCACTTTAGACTTTCATTTTTGCAAGAGTCgctttcatttttattcatGTGTGAAAATATATCGATCATCAATAATTTGTTCTGttttcatatattaattaataaaaatgtcgTCGTATTATATGATTTTTCATTGACAGatacataaaattaaagaaCCATTAATAAAATTTAGCTTAACATTAAATTTATGTCTGCtgaaatttaataaaactatatcGATATACTTCACAAATATATTTTCCTGTTTCTCTTGATCATTTTAAAACAACATAACATTATAAACAACATAAAATTATTGTATGTTTCTTAggatttaaaactaaaaataatttataaatagtaAATGCTACATAACATTTATATGATCCCATACTCTCGCTAGACTTCTCACCGtttacaaattttatattataattgatGTACTCCACATGTATTTATCatattatcatattattataaataaaatgtttctTTTTCTAAAGGGATAACTGAAATAAAAATTGCTTTTTTGAGTTAAAACTATCAATACACACGATTTATTTTTACTACTTTAAAACTAATTGACTTacaagtcaaatatttttaaatatttgataattgtgattcagtataaaaaaattattatattgaaggtgtataactttttcttttactttaaaacaatatttatttattcaactcGATAGAAATTGCATCGATcgataatattataatttaaaatcgcTAAAAAAACGAAGAAGATAAATCTATGAACAAACTTACAACATCcatgttaataatataaaatattagaatGTTTATAAGTGTGACAAAACTTATAAATATGACAAATTTGAGGGGTTCGAAATACTTGTACCTCTTGAGTTGTAATATTGATGACACTAAAATCATTAACTGTATTTACACTACTGATTGGAGCTAATTTATTAATCTGAACCAAAGAACACTACAATACGACGACAAATAAACACAATGCCACACTAAGataacaaaataaacaaaattgaaaaacaacattgcaaaaatcacttatttaaataaaatataataaataaataaagataaataagaatTATTTTGAATCAAAAATTGATCATAAATCAtccatttataataaaaaaaaatgaaaaaatggaTCAAATGAGATGGAAGAAATCATAGCAAGCGACTAACCTAAAAATATGCTTTCATCTATTTatagtgtatataaattaaattcacacTATCCGTAATTTTGGGAACAAACTCACACTATCTGTATTAATAACACAATAAAATacttatgaaaaaataaaattgttccaGATACAATGTCTCTAGCTTTGTACAACACcaaaataattgattgaatTGCTAAGGAATTGAAgctaaaaaaatcaaacaaaatgaacacactaaaaaaatcaaacaacaccGTACCAAGGAAACAAACAAACTAATATCACTTAGACAACAAAATCAcacaaaacacaaaataaaaaacttaaatctACGTGAAACcatttattttgctaaaataaaaaacaaacaatttagATGGTAATTTcagacaaaataaaaatatagcaTAAATCACTTTCTTTTGACGGTGAAGAAGAAAAGacgtaaaaaaatttacttataaTTAACTTCAgttaaatataaagttaattatttttatttaattgtacattttaataaattaatgttatgTGTACAATTTCTAAGTAACTATccatttttaagtaatttttttgttcatttaaTTGAAAAGATGTTGAGAGGCAactaaatttctattttttttaactgtacatttttttttttcatttttaagcaATGTCATATATTACCaacttaaaaaaacaaaacactattaaaaatatattattgtctttattaattttaacattaaatcaTTAAGAGAGAACAATGTAgtgattaaattattaatgcAAAACTTAtattgtcttttaaaaaaaaaatgataaattcatcataattataaacaaatattaaaaaaataacaacaatattttctattaatacatataaaattacaagaaaaatactatttatgacttttaataaaacattattatgaaattaaataaatataaatattatattaacaatGAATAACAATTTTAAGAAAGATATAAACACGGGTGACCCATGCCAAGTAGCACAGgtattatatgatatgaaaaaatgagacaataatattattttgattataatatttaaattttaattgtaaaaaattaattggagTTAGAATTGTGTTGGAAGGCTAGGCAGAAGGTGGTACGCACATTCCTCTTGGATCTCattcattcaattcaattcattcattcattatttCTTTGACCTAACCAAACAAACCCTTTGACGCCATTTTCTCCTTCACCACTTGTTCCTATTCTCAAGGTATTTCCATACTCCATTTTTATATCTTCAATTATTCTTATTTCTTTCTCGTTCTTTCTGCAaaattagggtttctatttttttttctcccaaTTCGTTGTTTTGGGGTTTTATACTTCAACTCTTTTGATTCTAAGTGTAGCGTAGGATCCCATTTTTTATGGCATTTGAGTTCCCGCAGAGTACTAAGGTTTCTCACAATTTGGTTGAAAATCCAAGCATTCACATAGACATAGACATAGTTAAGTCGAATCAAGAACCCAATTCCAAACTTGAATCTATAAAGCGCGATAATTTCAAGGGAAAATCGAAATTGAGTTCCAAGAAAGGAATCAAAGCCTCTGCCACTGATTTGAATCAATCATCAGTTCCTGGTGATGTGGTTATTGCTTCGCGTAGGTCCATAACCGACCTTCCTCCGGTTTTGATATCTGAGATTCTTAATTGCCTTGATCCCAAAGATCTTGGAATTGTTTCATGTGTCTCCACGATTCTCCATAGTCTTGCTTCTGAGCACCATGCTTGGAAGCAATTCTATTGTGATAGGTGGGGACTCCCAACAGCTCCTGCGGCCCTGGATCCTGGAGATGGGGTCGCCGATTCCGATGAGAAGTCATGGAAGGAGATTTTTGTGGAGAGAGAGTTTAGGAGTAAGACTTTTATGGGACGGTATAGTATGGAAGTGTTGTATGGTCATACTGAGGCTGTTCGGACTGTTTTTTTGTTGGCTTCTGCAAAGCTCCTATTTACCTCTGGTTATGACACTGTTGTGAGGATGTGGAACATGGAAGATGGGTTGTCGATTGCATCGTCTAAACCCCTTGGTTGCACCATTCGTGCGGTTGCAGCAGATACACGACTATTAGTTGCTGGTGGTACTGATGGGTTCATTCATTGTTGGAGGGCTGTTGAAGGAATGCCCCATCTGTTTGATCTGAGAGGCTCACCACAAAACCAGAATACCGAGGTTCGACTTTGGGGTCATGATGGTCCGGTTACTTCACTTGCTTTCGATTTGACGAGGATTTACAGTGGCTCTTGGGATACGACTGTTCGTGTGTGGGATCGACACTCGATGAAATGTATGGTGGTGCTGAGGCATAGTGACTGGGTTTGGGGACTTGTCCCTCATGATACTACAGTTGCCAGCACGTCGGGTTCAGATGTGTATGTTTGGGATACTAATAGTGGAAGTTTGGTGACCATTGTTCAAAATGCTCATGTTGGTAATACTTATGCTTTGGCAAGAAGCCTTACAGGGGATTTCGTTTTTACTGGAGGTGAGGATGGTTCGATACACATGTACGAGATTGTACACGATAGCTATGTGACTGAAGCTTTGCATGTTGCTACATGGGATCCTCATTCTGGTCCTGTGTATTCCCTTGCCTTTGAGTTTCCTTGGCTTGTTTCCTCGAGTGATGGCAAGCTGGCTCTAATTGACGTGAGGAAGCTGCTGCGGACGAGCAAGCGCTCTCTAGGGAAGAGAGCTACAAAGGCAAAGCATTCTGGTGAAGTTAATGTAGAGCCTCCACAGAGGATGTTACATGGATTTAAGAGCAATCTTTACTCGGTAGATATAGGAGCTGATCGAATTGTCTGTGGTGGTGAAGAAGGCGTTGTCAGGATTTGGAATTTCACAGAAGCTTTGGAAACTGAACGCAGGGTCCGTGCACTGAGAGGATTACGATTAGAAAACAGAATGAGACGGCGTAAGCTCCAAACAGATTACAACAGTAAAGGTGGTAGGAGTGATCAATGTTCAGTTGTGGCCAAGAAGAATTCGGTGACATGTATTTGGCCAAGTAAACGTGGGATGAGTGGAAAAACGAAGGCATAGTGATTGATACCTAAATCAATGTATACTGTATTTTAGATTTAAGGTGGTAATTTGACCAATTAAGTTTCTCTTTTTGTATTAATATGTTTTAATGATCAGTATTAATACTAGCAATCAGATCAGACCTATTTCATTCTGTATAATGACAGAATTTCATTCGGTATAATGACAATATTTCTTTGAGAGAATTGTTTAagacagattttttttttcattattgaaAGGAACTACTATACTCAATAGTCTTTAGTGCAAGTACCAACAATTTCAGAATTTACATTTGATCATAATCAATTCAATGCTTTAATTGCCAATTGTAAAATTATGCTCCAAAATTTCAAAGTTAATGCATACAGTAAGAAAGAAATACGACAGCGAAGATTTCTTTATGTTAtgctaattttaaaaatatttcagttAGGATTATATTGGAAAGCAAGGGTGTACTAAACCCAACAACAAAAGCAATGTCGTAATGaacattttttatcttttagaaAGAAGATTTCcttatgttatgttttttttggtTTCAAGTACATTCCTTTTAATAAAATGCATTATAGCCGAAGGCTTGATAGAAAAATACCTTGGTCTGCCTTTATTAACATAtacatttgtttttatttttattgaacttACATCGATAAAATCATTATCTTAGTCTTAAAGATTAAGATGAACgttaacttaaatttttgcAAAATATTGTCTATCGTTGTTAGAATTTAAAAAGACTTTGAAGCACTGATCTATAATGAGTCAATTATGAAGTGGTCGATAGTAATATCTCACCTTTAATTTATAGGTATCTCAGTTTTTTAAAAACTCTCTTACAAATTTTTATATGATGTCAAAATATGGTAccgatttttttttgtttaaataatatcactcaaactttataaaattttaataagtGACAAATCATAGactagttttaattaaaaattttcataaataaaaaatta
It contains:
- the LOC101508727 gene encoding protein FAR1-RELATED SEQUENCE 3, whose translation is MDVHVINVGEGSGHRGMENGGDVELGEGEVSNAGNSGSHVEDMVFEPYLGMEFDSEDSAKTFYSEYARRSGFSSKAGLHGQFNADGTNMFREFVCSREGLKRKMTESCGAMIRIEQKGQNKWVVAKFVKEHNHSMAVPDKVDKLRPQKHFSSVGRTMPETYKGVGLVPSGVMYISIDGNHVSSENSQKSRNYPAAAAAKTSHLVKNATSMTYTVRQPNQKRTLGKDAENLLEYFKKVQAENPGFFYAIQLDEDNRMSNVFWADARSRTAYSHFGDAVTLETAYRANQYNVPFAPFTGINHHGQMILFGCGLIFDDSEASFGWLCKTFLAAMNDRHPISITTDQNRSIQTAVSQVFPQARHCINKRHVLREGHKKLDHVCRMYPNFQCELYNCINLTETTEEFDLSWNSIIDKYQIRGHDWLQSLYSTRAQWVPAYFRDSFFAVISPYQGFNGSFFDGFVNQYTTLPMFFRQYELALERWFEKEIELDFETICTAPVLKTPSPMENQVAKLYTRKIFLKFQEELVETFAYTANRIEEDGENSIFSVAKFEDDQKLYTVTLKQSELRANCSCQMFEYSGILCRHVLTVFMVSNVFTIPSHYILKRWTRDAKSSVVLDDCAGESHGHESLTSRYTNLCREAIRYAEEGAVAVETYDAAMGVLREGGKKIAVTKRSIAKVAPPNQQVSGNTCTDKKTPTSTSDTTPLLWPLNDETTGFNLNDVGAPVLPVADLNLPQTTPPPHKRVDVAAPVSRQRVDGPSPVPRKRVDGPRSVPRKRVDGPSAMSRQRDDGPPPVPLQQDDGPPENTVVFPCLKSMTWVMENKTSTPGNRVAVINLKLQDYSKNPSAEYEVKFHLSRVNVEPVLKSMAEVSEQLSTTSSKVAVINLKHEDAQTSGESEVKFQVSRDALGAVLRSMAYIREQLSCAGDAHSEPVSKKLRN
- the LOC101509248 gene encoding uncharacterized protein, yielding MSDDETTASTTPTSTPTVTFTPNTTEKIQSAIKSLSSIITTIPSTTTNSLSILNDTKTYSQIATLLRQPNSGAGDNNLCRWLYDTFQSNVSDLQLIVLHFLPVIAGVYLSRVADRKPQAGFEAVLLALYAHETTSRAGEAVTITIPDISHPSVYHESKVVINKNNSTELNVVVVSPLLEPHGTVRSTRRARIVAVAFELFYSKISQIPISSKIDFCKFCKIWAGQNGDMYTNFEEEKEDEDDDEENDDENEEVVEEGESNEEFVKKGRVPMPWELLQAILRILGHCLLGPNNKDTMLFETASETCRCLFARAMHDVNPKAILAMRSLLRLSKNVVVDDFDPTELPKTDVITL
- the LOC101509569 gene encoding F-box/WD-40 repeat-containing protein At5g21040; its protein translation is MAFEFPQSTKVSHNLVENPSIHIDIDIVKSNQEPNSKLESIKRDNFKGKSKLSSKKGIKASATDLNQSSVPGDVVIASRRSITDLPPVLISEILNCLDPKDLGIVSCVSTILHSLASEHHAWKQFYCDRWGLPTAPAALDPGDGVADSDEKSWKEIFVEREFRSKTFMGRYSMEVLYGHTEAVRTVFLLASAKLLFTSGYDTVVRMWNMEDGLSIASSKPLGCTIRAVAADTRLLVAGGTDGFIHCWRAVEGMPHLFDLRGSPQNQNTEVRLWGHDGPVTSLAFDLTRIYSGSWDTTVRVWDRHSMKCMVVLRHSDWVWGLVPHDTTVASTSGSDVYVWDTNSGSLVTIVQNAHVGNTYALARSLTGDFVFTGGEDGSIHMYEIVHDSYVTEALHVATWDPHSGPVYSLAFEFPWLVSSSDGKLALIDVRKLLRTSKRSLGKRATKAKHSGEVNVEPPQRMLHGFKSNLYSVDIGADRIVCGGEEGVVRIWNFTEALETERRVRALRGLRLENRMRRRKLQTDYNSKGGRSDQCSVVAKKNSVTCIWPSKRGMSGKTKA